From the genome of Nitrospirae bacterium YQR-1, one region includes:
- a CDS encoding glycosyltransferase family 39 protein, whose product MIKQFYKYSASVILLIVTVFVLLQSPLAPFANNVVIADSGVFIYCAKEIISGKLIYKEVFDHKGPVIYLINIIGLTILNGNLTGIWLIEVISLFLAALYMFKTLRFFYDDTVAVISVVFLLLTLTPLLEGGNLTEEYALPFTALSGYILTGYTARQRTMGYTDTLLVAVCFTLTFLLRPNLVPLWVGFAVVICFSLIRERKYNDVLRYSLTAITGVFLTVLPFIVYAVKKNILSDAIFCFWEFNIAYSNTTLAKIISGAYKSTESVSKTSLMILVFIYMWHVALNFKKQDNKPLHTAVFLNIFLTMFISCGLSDRGFDHYAIAYIPVVCVAVAMCFSAISKYAKTVIFPVGIMLILTWHALVMHYYLINYAYIPKPYITQVVNFIQNTTGKDDRIAVIGNDSKLYFMSERASCSKYHYLSTILHVAEVSNVILREFCSDLTTKRPKLIVVESRLNMVGCIAETIAGDYNLKVKSRDGSMVIYSLK is encoded by the coding sequence ATGATTAAACAGTTTTATAAATATTCTGCTTCCGTTATTTTACTCATAGTTACCGTTTTTGTTTTACTTCAGAGCCCTTTGGCTCCTTTTGCCAATAATGTTGTTATTGCCGACTCAGGGGTTTTTATTTATTGCGCTAAGGAGATCATTAGCGGTAAGCTGATTTACAAAGAAGTTTTTGACCATAAAGGCCCCGTAATTTATTTAATCAATATTATCGGGCTGACAATCCTAAATGGTAATTTGACAGGAATCTGGCTGATTGAAGTGATTTCTTTATTCCTTGCAGCTCTGTATATGTTTAAAACGCTGAGGTTTTTTTACGATGATACTGTGGCCGTAATCTCTGTGGTATTTCTCTTACTTACTCTGACTCCGCTTCTTGAGGGCGGAAATCTTACCGAGGAATATGCCCTGCCCTTTACGGCTCTCTCCGGTTATATCCTGACAGGTTATACCGCAAGGCAAAGAACGATGGGTTACACTGATACACTGCTTGTGGCAGTCTGCTTTACACTCACCTTCCTTTTACGCCCCAATCTTGTCCCACTTTGGGTCGGCTTTGCTGTAGTTATTTGTTTCAGTTTAATCAGGGAAAGAAAGTATAACGATGTCCTTCGTTATAGTCTTACAGCTATTACAGGAGTTTTTTTAACAGTTTTACCCTTTATAGTATATGCGGTGAAGAAAAACATTCTGTCCGATGCAATATTCTGTTTTTGGGAATTTAATATTGCATACTCTAACACCACATTAGCTAAAATCATCTCCGGCGCATATAAATCCACAGAAAGTGTTAGTAAAACATCTTTAATGATACTCGTCTTTATTTATATGTGGCATGTTGCTTTGAACTTTAAAAAGCAAGACAATAAACCTTTGCACACAGCCGTTTTTCTGAATATTTTTCTTACGATGTTTATTAGTTGCGGATTGTCTGACAGGGGGTTTGACCACTATGCAATTGCCTATATACCTGTTGTATGTGTTGCTGTGGCAATGTGCTTTTCAGCAATTTCTAAATATGCCAAAACAGTTATTTTTCCGGTTGGAATTATGTTAATTTTAACGTGGCATGCGCTTGTAATGCATTATTATTTAATTAACTACGCTTATATACCAAAACCGTACATAACGCAAGTCGTAAACTTTATTCAAAACACTACAGGGAAAGATGACAGGATAGCCGTAATCGGTAATGATTCCAAGCTGTACTTTATGTCTGAACGTGCCTCATGCTCAAAGTACCACTATCTAAGTACCATTTTACACGTTGCAGAAGTTAGTAATGTAATATTGCGGGAATTTTGCAGCGACTTAACCACAAAGAGACCTAAACTGATTGTGGTTGAAAGCCGGTTGAATATGGTCGGCTGCATAGCGGAAACTATTGCCGGTGATTATAACTTAAAAGTGAAATCCAGAGACGGCTCGATGGTGATTTACTCCCTGAAATGA